Genomic window (Onychomys torridus chromosome 5, mOncTor1.1, whole genome shotgun sequence):
ATAATCAGAGGTTGAGAACAGCTCTATTATGTAAGTATTGTAGCATATAAAGtctgtaaataaatacaaaacatatgatggggaggaggcaggatggGAAATATGGCTCACCATGCCGCTTGGACCCAGCACTCAAGTTTGTAATTTTATAGGCAGGAAAAAAGGGAACTAACTATACAAGGTTCTGTTTAATGAACTATCtcaagaaggcagagacaagtgaaaCAAAAGAACAGGGCTAGTGAGAGGCTAATACAAAGGTTAATTAATGTCTCATGAAGCCAGGTTTAATGGCATATGCCTGGATCCTGGCATTTGCAAGTTAGAGGCAGAATGATCATAAGACCATCTAGCAACACATCTAGGGACAgggagaccctacctcaaacaaaacaaacacagggggaaccccccccccttttttttttaaagaacaacttgacTATTTGAATGAAAGGCCAAATTCCAATGATTTGAAGGTGTAAAAATACTCAACTGTATGTCGAGTATGAAGGCAAAGAAAATCAGTAGCAGACTTAATGATTTCTagctttggaggagcccagatgATATTAAGAGTcaaaacatgggctggagaggtggctcagtggttaagagcactggctgttcttccagaggtcctgagttcaattcccagcaactacatggtggctcacaaccatctgtgatgagatctggaatgcaggcagaatgctgtatacataatacacaataaataaatcttaaaaaaaaaaaaagagtcaaaacaCAAAGGCAAAGCGAGTCAGGCAAAAGGAATAGGTTGTCTCGACATGCTGTGTTAAGCCACTGAAATAGGTATGAGAAACTGGCAGTTGTGAATTTAGGTCTAGAGCTGGGGCTGAGGATGGAGGCTGAAATGCTAGCTTTGAGTCAGTACAGCGGAAACTAGGGGAGGCAAGATCATCTAGTTAGTCAAAAAACTAAAGGGGCCAAGAAAGAAACCCCCAGAAACGTTCAGAGTGGACAAAAAGGGGAGCATTAACAAAATGATAAAGAACAATAGTAACTAACAAGAAAGACAAGCAGAGGAACTTACTGGAAGGGGTGGCTAACCCAGTTCACTGAGACACAGGAAACTGGCCGGACTGAGAACATGCCCGTGATGGGCAGCTGTGGCCTTACCTAAGAGTGACCTTAGAAAAAAGCAGTGTGAAGCTGGTGTGAATGGGCAACAAGCAGTTAAGGCAGGGGTATCCAATTCTGGAAGTCTGTTAGCCATGAAGGGCATCTAGGAGGGCATGGCATCTTCACAACGGAGACTTGTGATTTCTGTACAGCAACAAGTCTTGACTGGTAGTTTATGAACAGCATATATGTTTATTTCATCTACCGGTTAAAACTtggcaataattaaaaaaataagttcaaGATTTTATCATCGACTCTAACTACCTACACATAGGTAACTATTTTGCCCTGGATCTTGAGACTAGAATACAAAGCCGTAACCTTCCTTTGAAGAGGGTGAGAGTCTGCTGTCAGCACTTGGCCTTTATCTGGTTTACCGTGAAAGCTGTTAGCAGCAGTGCAGCAGAGTCAGTGCCACATAGTTATGTTCTGGCCAAAGATGAGGTTCAGACATGAGATGGTCCCACAAGGGCCTATCTCCCAGCGACATCATAAGCAGCTACTACATGTTAAGGCTTGCACAGTAGAACTGCCCACAGTCCCCATTTCTCAGAATCCATGCACAGCAAGTGATgcgttgctgtgggatgttctgtatgtcaagtgtgttgctctgattggttaaaataaataaagtactgattggccagtagccaggcaggaaggatagggtaggcgggacaaagagaagagaattctgggaagtgaaggctggaggggggagacaccaccagctgctgccatgacaagaaagatgtaaggtactggtaagccactagctaagtggcaaaatatagatgaatagaaatggactaaatataagagtaagagctagacaataataggcctgagctaatggccaagcagtttaaataatataaatgtctgtgtgtttattttataagtgggctactggactgctggggcttagtgggacctggagagaagctctccaactacaatgcgTGTCTGTAAATAAAGATGCCAGTAGGTGAATTTAGCTTCCTCCTTCTTGTGCAAATCACAAGTCAGTGACCTTAGTAGTTCTAGTGACTTAAGTGTCAGGAAACAGTATTgtggtccctgccctgtttgctTAAAGAGTCCTCGATATGTTAGCACCAGAAATAACTTATTTCAGACGTGATCTCTTGGCCATGAAACTCTGGTCACAGGTGCAGGTAGTCCTGCCTTCCCATTTATACTTACTCAGGGCCTTTTCAGGGGAGACCTGGCTGGCTCACAGCACAGACAGCAAGACAAAGGACACAAATAGATTGTCTTGACTGTTTACTGTTTGGTTCATCATACCACTGCGACTCCTCTGTAGTCCAGGAACTTCTCTACAACTTttctaaaaagcaaagaaagagattttCCCCCTTAACCCAATAGCctcttgtgtgtggtgtgtatgtgcacattggTATAAATCtctgcatgtagaggtcagagggcatcagatgtccTCCTCCAGCAATCTTTACTCTTTTGAGGCAGGATGTCTTCCAGCAAGCTGGCAAGTCCCTGCAATCCTTTAGTCTCTGTCCCCACACTGGGGTTAAGGCACACTTGGGaccaaatctatttttttttttttcctcttggttttttgagacagggtttctctgtgtagctttgcgcctttcctggaactcattctgtagcccaggctggcctcgaactcacagacatccgcctggctctgcctcccaagtgctgggatcaaagccaccaccacccaacccaAATCTATCTTTTAAGTGGAtactgggacctgaactcatggttgtgcagcaaatgcttttaaccattgaaccaCCTCTCTAGCTCCCCTAGCTAATTTCCTTTCCTGTGACTATTAGTATAAGGAGACCTTATGTGATTAATGGTGGCAAGGGGTCTTTATCTTTAGGGAATCTTATCAGGGAATGTCCAAGTAAATCTCTAATCTTTACTTAGAGTAGCCATTTTGAGGTGCATTGTTAGAAATgattatttctatataatataCAAGGTCGAACAATAGTGACTAGTGCAGTGTTTCTCAACATATGGATCTCgacccctttgacaaaccttgaactccaaaaatatttaattagactcattacagtagcaaaattagctatgaagtagcaataaaaataattttatgagccTGGCGGTGATGgaacacgcctttgatcccagcactcgggatgcagagccaggcggatctttgtgagttcaaggccagcctggtctacagagcgagatccaggaaaggcacaaagctacacagagaaaccctgtctcaaaaaacaccaaaaaaaaaaaaaaaaaagggttggagagatggctcagaggttaagagcactgactgctcttccagaggtcttgagttcgattcccagcaaccacatggtggctcacaactatctataatgagatctgatgcctgatgccctcttatggcctgtagtcatacatgctgtgatgtaataaataaataaatcttaaacaaaacaaaacaaaacaaacaaaaaaagagaaaataattttatggttgggagtcaccacaacatgaagaactgtattaaagagtcacagaataagaagggttgagaaccactgatctagagacTATAATATTCTGTGgatttgagattttaatataaaactCACTTATGAGGTCCTTGGTTCTATCCCCTGtaccataaaataaagttaaaaaaaaaaaaaaacaagtcatgAAATGTTACTTTGATATCTTAAGCATGTCTTGGTACACTGGAAACTCTACAACACTACTTCAAATTTTGCTGCCTCAATTCCTGAATATTCTGTGCATTTTGAAGAGGGACTTAAGAAACCAGCAGAATATTTTCGTAGTCCCTAAGGTCTTCCTGACAATCTCTGACTAATACGGCATCTTTCAGCACAAGCGAAATACTAGCCAAACAGCAACTGAAGCTGCCAGTAAGGGACAATTACTTGGGTGCCTCTCAAGTCAGGCACTTCGAATGAACTCCAGGTAGGgaaaagtgataaaaaaaaaatccttttctgATCTCTAATTCATAGAACAAAAATCTGAATGTGATTCTGTCTATGCTAGATTACACATTTCATGTTGAAGCAATATAGGACAATGGTCTCAAGTGTTTTATTCCAATGTAAATAACAAGGTTGCAGTTCAGAAATAGTCTGTTTTGAAAGAACACGGCCAACTCCTCACTACCTAGAAAACTAAGCAGTTCTTTACAGTATAGCATGGaatgtattttttctatttttcatagaTGTAACATCTATATACAATAGGTAAACAAGGTGAATTTTAgtactttgttttaattattgtttgtttttaattatttattcaatGATATAAATATTGTGTCAGTTTCTATGGTCTCTTGACTTTAATGTGTAGCTATCTACACATCTCCTATATATCTATGCTAACCTTTAGGTTATTTCTGGCAACTTTGGTTTGGTTGCTGGTGATGAGGCCCTAAACCACCAGATACTGACAGAGAGGTAGAAAGCAGcattagatttcttttttctcttgttcttagGTTTGGCTAGTCTAAAAATTACTGGTTTTGATTAGTAATTTGAAAATGACAATGAGGATTTCTGAGcatatctaaaatttaaaaatttaccaATTACAAAGACAAAGGCTTATATTCCATTTACTAGTGTTAACAATGAAGACCTTTCATACCTCCATAAGGGGTAACTACAGGAGATGTGCTCAACCAATGGTTCCTTATCAAGAAACACAATGCTTTGAGGACTCTTCAGAGCATTCATCCCAGTGCAAAGGGGAGATAATTTCATAGTTGCCTCAGGTGCTGCAATATGTCTACTGATACTCCCAGCTGTTTTACTAAGTCGGCTGTCTGGTCCAGGATCCAAGCGAGGCTTGGTTTTTCCAAGTGTGTGTGCTCTTGTGTTCTGCACCATTTGGAAAGTGAACAGTCTGTTCCGCTAGGACTCTCGTCAGAGGCTCTGTTCAACTCGGCACTATTTTCACAGAGTCTTCCATCTTTAGGTTCATCAATCTTTTTCTCAGCTGGAACTCCACGACAAAGGTCCATATCCTCAATGGAGTCCAATAACTCTGTAACTTGGGGCTGTGGCGGGACTGATTCCAGACGTTTGAGCACACACTCTTCGCACTGGCCAACTGCGTCCAgaagattatttattttgctgaTCAAAGTTGAACTACTGCCATGAAGGTGACACCAGGAGAGCAAAGCACTGagtgaaaatataaacaagagttaaataggaaaaaaatcaaatagtcaCAGGCATTTAAAATGCCAAGCCCCTCGCTTTCCTTCTAGACAACACCATGCAAAACTAGATTAACGATAATAATGCAAGTCGAAATCAGGAAAGTAACAATGCAAATAACACTAAAGAGCAAACAAAGCATCTTTTAATATAAGTTAACCAAGAAGACTTAATTATATAAACTGTTTATAAATCATACCTCCTCCTTCACAGCTCtgtatcaattttattttatattttcccttaCCATGTAAGTTCTATGCAATAAGATATAATTTACATAAAGACCAGAAAAACCagttccctcttttctttccttttaaaatagaaaacccAGACTTGTTAAActacaagaaaaaataatattatcaGGAGGAGTACTTTAAAGACCTCGTCGTGGGCTACTCATTGTCACAAAGTGGTGTCAATGACATCTCAAGTCAAAGTTTTTGTCTTGGCAGTACTCAGTATCTATCATCAGGCATCAGGCATGTGAGGCAGCCTCCATTTCTCCTTTAAGTACATCAAACAGCTTCTAAACCAGTCATTCTTAATCTCTGTCACAAGTTAGAATTACCAACAGAGCTTTCATTCCTTGAAAAGTGTTAAGAATTCTACTccaaatatacttatttttattaccttCCTCCCTGATTGTTcatacaatataataaaaaaatggttctttccctttttttttggtttttcgagacagggtttctctgtgtagctttgcacctttttcctggaactcactctgtagcccaggctggcctcgaactcacagagatccgcctggctctgcctcccgagtactgggattaaaggcatgcaccaccaccgcccggcttctttcctttttttgatgAGGATTGAGCCCGGGACTGTGTGCATGCTGAGCACACATTCGACTGCTGAGCTACAACCCTCCCTGAAAATACTTTAGAAGTGAAATCAAATGATGTGAAACTCAGCAGTAAGCTTTTAAAGCTCATAAACACAAAGTGAAGATGAACAATTGGTCATTTTCCTATTGTAAATTATATATTCCAGTTAATTTTAGGTGTAAAGGTTTCAACATagttcaaaacaaacaagtaattcTTTTCTATCCTTTCTAAACTCTGTGATTCTTTGAAGCAGTCTGTCTCTCTACAAAGGATGGTTTAAGGATTGCCCACATCAAGGAGGCCTGCTCTGCTTTTAGTCACCATGTGCTGTCTGACTATCTCACTACTCTCTGACATTCCTGCAACAGCATCTGGACAGGGATTCCAAGTCCAGGAGTGAACACATGGGACCTCCTTCTATTAGGAGTTACACTTTTCCCAGTGGCCTTCTAGCCTACAGGCCTGCCTGCTGTGTGCTACCACATGTGGGAGTATAAAGAGCCTCATTTAGAAGCTGAAAATCTCATTAGTGATGTGTGCTAGTCCCAATGACAAAAAATGGACACCTTCCTACCATGTCTGTGAAATAAGGAaaagcatcaggcacacatgtattAAAGTGGGCAAACCAATGGCAACTCTTTCAAGCTTTCTGAAAGCAGTATTTTATGCTCTGAAGACTCATGTAGCCAATGTCAGGAAAAGCACTTTAAGAcgttttatttttagatattaatTACCTCCATCAAAAAAATCCatgagagccaggtggtggtggtggcggtggcggcggagcacacctttaatcccagcactcagggagacagaggcagggggatctctgtgaattcaaggccaggctgatctacacagtgagttccaggacagccagggctgttacacagagaaatcctgtctcaaaacaacaacaacaacaacccccctaAAAAAGCTATCAGAATTGTGTTTAAAATGATCCATTACTTAAATTTTTAAGATCACCTCAGTGTTCCCCTGAGTAGTCCATAGTTTATAATGACTTCCGCTCCTTCTTTGTAACCTTGATTGAAGCCCCGTTGAAGAGTGACTGCTTTGCCAGCATCCATTCCATCTCTGTAGCCTTCCTAAAAATGAGAAGCCAGTTGAAACTGACACCAAGGAAATCTTTTCCAGAGAAGCATAGAATCTGTTTTGAAAACAGCTTTATcagatttttactatgttaactcAATAAGATATGGCAGAGACATAAAATCCAAAGCAGAATGTTTCTTCCAAAACCCTATTATTGGTATATCCTTCCTTATcacatctgttttattttcttaaaccagcctggcctggaactcatgaaaCTACTGCCTCATCCTCCTAAATGATGACAGGCACGTGCCTTGATGTCATATCCTTAACTCACTTTGAAAATCTAGGCTTACCCGTGTAAACATTAAACATCAGTTTTATGTCATTTTCAATAACCGTGTTAGCAAGGTCTTCACAGGAACGGAAAATGACGACTGGCCCTTGGTAACTGACTAGAACAAGGTAGTTAAGGAGGCAGGCAAGGCCAGGGAAGAGGAAACTATTTTAGGAACAGCAGAGAGGAAGTCTGAATTTAGAAATCTAATCTGAATGTGGCATAGAGATTTTTTGTCTTCTTATAATTGGTCTAGCCCCAGATTCCTAAGGCATTTTTATAATGACATAATGGTTGTTGGACTCAACAAATACTATCTTACTGGAACATTAAATTAGGGTAGATCACAACTGCAGCTTTAAAAGGGCAATTAAACGGCTGATAAATATATTGGGAGGAAcagttctttttatcttttacttcttacatatttatataacatatatttacttatttttcggGAGGGGGGGGTTGGCGTGGCATGCCATAACTTGAGTGTGAAGGTCGGAAGGTAACTTCCAGGAAATCTATTCTGTCCTTCTACGATGTGTGTTCCAGGGAACTCATATCATTATACTCTGGAATCCATCTCTATGTGGACACAGATGTTGGCAGTTCTCACCCAGAACTAAGATGATTCTACCCAGACATTATTAAGCAAGTTTTAATGAATGGTGTGACGAATCCGGAATGGAAAACACATTTAAAGTAAAAAGTGAAACAGTATCCTTCTCTACCTTCCCGTCCTTTAACAACAATCTTAAGCTCACCTTTTCCAAGCCTTGGTAACACCACGCCTAACTTTGGACTCCCCACCCACTGAACAACATCTGTGAATATGCATTTTCTGCCAGCCTTAGTCTAGTCAGTGTACGTTTCTCTCCTTCAGCTCTTTCCTTTTCCAAATTGCAAACTCTTGAGAGACTGGATAAAAAAGTTCTACTTAGTTGGTCAGTCCCCGGCTCCAAACCCAGCTGGGGCTCTCAAAGAACGCGCCCGTTTAAAGGTTATCAATCCTTGGAAATCCTGAGACTGGGACAGCGTCTTGGGGAAGCGGCGAGAGAGCCGTACCCCTCGGTCCAGGCTTCCGCCCGCGTGCCCCGCGTGGGAGCCCCATGCCCCGCGTGGGAGCCCCATGCCCCGCGTGGGATCCCCAAGCCCCGCGTGGGATCCCCAAGCCCCGCGTGGGATCCCCAAGCCCCGCGTGGGATCCCCAAGCCCCGCGTGGGAGCCCCATGCCCCGCGTGGGATCCCCAAGCCCCGCGTGGGAGCCCCATGCCCCGCGCGTCCCTGTCCCCCGCCCGTTTACTTGGATTCGTCTCCGCATGTGGCCCTGCCATTCCCGCTGCACTAACAGAGTCTCGTCCGCTTCCTCGTCAAACACGTCCTGATCCCCAGGGCTCGAGATCTCGGGAACCGAGCGAACCCAAGACATCTCCGAAGAAACTTAAGAGTCCCGGACCACCGGAAGCGCTGGGAAGTGCTTCCGGCCCAGGGGCGGGGCGAAAGGGTAGGTGTGGGACGAAGAGGCGTGTGCGGCTCCCCCTGAAGCTCGCAGTCTAGGGGCTGAGTGCGGCTGGCTCCTCCCACCCGCGgctggctcctcccacccccGGCTGATCTGGGTCAGGCGGCGGGGGcggggtgggtgctgggagctaagTCCCACCATTCCAGGGCTGAGACTCAGTTTCTGCGTGGGCGGAAGGCGTTGGCACCAGCGTGCAGCTGAGGACATTGGCCTATGAAAGCTGATTGTGCGGTCAGTTTGAGATTAAGTAATATGAACACATTTGTAAAATCAGCATCCCTTGGCACATTCCTTCccagcctcaggctcctgctctgCGAGGCAGAGTTCAGTTGAAGAACTGGACACCGACACCACCAGCGTTCTTGTTTTGTACTTTGTATGAGAAAAATGAGTCATgtgataatttaattttttctgaaaAGTTTTCTAGAgtaccttttttgttgttgttgttgttgtttttggcccttttggggggcctgccacccagctcccaaataaatcacacatggaaacttattcttaattatgaatgcctgtctttagcttggcttgtttcttgccaactttccttaactttaaattatcctgtcgatatttttttctttttctctttctttctttctttctttctttctttctttctttctttctttctttctttctttctttctctctttctctctttctctctctctctctctctctctctctctttctttctttctttctttcttttccgagacagggtttctctgtgtagctttgcgcctttcctggatcttgctctgtagaccaggctggcctcacaaagatctgcctgtctctgcctcctgagtgctgggatcaaaggcgtgctcAGTCATCCCGCAGCGCTGCTTCCCAGTTTGGAAGatatttttgcctctgggcttttcccattctcttgtttctgtaaatcttacttactctggggcttgctgtgtagcttgtGTGAAGActcctggagtcttcctccttctcttgctcctctttctcccctcccagatttctccttctctctcttctctctgccttccagccctgcctattctttctcctgccttgctattggctgtttagatctttattagaccatcaggtgttttagacaaaataacacagcttcacagagttaaatgcaacataaacaaaagtaacacgccTTAAAGTTATATTTCTTAACACTATTTTGTATTAGACATTATTTTAGGCCTTTGAGGTACAGCACACCATAGGAAGAAAGGTCTCTTCTTGAATTTTCAGGCCCTGTGGACTTCCTATTAGTGTAGAAATGGCAGTTGACCAACAATAATATATAAGTAACTCATAGTTTGAAGATTGTAAATGATATGAAAAAGCACTACTGTGGGAGAAGTCAGGTTactattttagtttattttgcatttctatgCTGGGGACTAAACCCCAAACCTTTCAAATGTGGAATGTGTGCTCTGTCAATAAGCTATTCCCTACAGGCCCAAAGTTACcttcttacattttcagagataaTCTTATATCtcataaatatatgcataaaaccaaatataaatgtgttgatatatatttatagttataaatacttacatttatatatagatatatttacatatatagaaATTAGCAACAAAATGGTAGTAAGGGAAGCAATAGAGATAGTGATTGAAATGAATAAATTAGAAAACCCCAAACTtctgcctgtgagatggctcaataggcgcttgccatcaagcctgagtAACTGAGATCAGTCACCatgacccacatgatggaagcaCAGAACtaactcttgaaagttgtcttctgacctccacttatgtactgtggcacacagacacatacacaccacatgtaaataaatgcaataaaaaataaaacaacactggCATAATAAAACCCTAaaggccaggggctggagaggtggctcagcagttaaaaatgcttcctgctcttctggaGAATGCTAGGTTAGGTCTGAGCATTCACAGAAGGtgggtgactcacagccatctgtaactcaaagCTCTAGGGACTCTGAagacctcttctgtcctccaagggtacttgcacacacatggcatacgtgcatacaaacacatacacatatacatacatataaataaaaagaaatcttcaaaaataaaaagaaagcagtaATCCTGTCCTGTatctttctcatttaaaaaagagaaaagtattaaaaaaaaagacaggaattaGGAGGTAACTATTAATGCAGATGAACAACACTATAAATAATTCAaacttttagtgttttgagataaggtcacAGGAAACTTGAAATATAGCATAGGATGAGGAtaattttgaacttctgatttttctgTCTCTAACTCCTAAGTGCTAGGTTTACAGATGTGCTGTGGAACACTCCTTTTCTATACTATGaatatgcattactctcattggttaataaaaagctgacagaccagtagccaggcaaggagtataggtggggtgaccaaactaaggatgatgggaagaggaaggacagagtcaggtgTCACCAGCCAAgcgcagaagaagcaagatgagaatgccatattgagaaaaggtaccaagccatgtggctaaacatagataagaattatgggttaatttaagtgtaagagctagctagtaatacacctgagctaccagctgatcatttataattaacataagcctctgtgtggtgatatgggaagcagctgctaggtatttgggagttgctggcaggacagaaacttctgcctacacagatgtgcatcaccacacccagtttttgtagtgctgggga
Coding sequences:
- the Yae1 gene encoding protein YAE1 homolog — encoded protein: MSWVRSVPEISSPGDQDVFDEEADETLLVQREWQGHMRRRIQEGYRDGMDAGKAVTLQRGFNQGYKEGAEVIINYGLLRGTLSALLSWCHLHGSSSTLISKINNLLDAVGQCEECVLKRLESVPPQPQVTELLDSIEDMDLCRGVPAEKKIDEPKDGRLCENSAELNRASDESPSGTDCSLSKWCRTQEHTHLEKPSLAWILDQTADLVKQLGVSVDILQHLRQL